From a single Cyanobacteria bacterium GSL.Bin1 genomic region:
- a CDS encoding TetR family transcriptional regulator, with product MAVSAGRSEQKKKAILTAATDLFIERGYDGVSVDAIVKKVGGSKSNIYNYFGGKEGLFCAIVEDLSEQILSPLVEADVDNLPPRDALTAIGKQVMSVVLSDRAIALLRIVIAQNQQFPELGRLFFTSGPKPRCEALAQYLQQQQDQGKLKPCDSQRAATQFVGMFLGIQQMQRLLGITQAPSPAEITAIVEDAVDAFLDGHQRD from the coding sequence ATGGCAGTATCTGCGGGGCGCTCGGAACAAAAGAAGAAAGCGATTTTGACCGCAGCAACAGATTTATTTATCGAACGGGGTTATGATGGCGTCAGTGTAGACGCGATTGTGAAAAAAGTCGGCGGGTCAAAAAGCAATATCTACAACTACTTTGGTGGAAAAGAAGGCCTATTTTGTGCGATTGTGGAAGATTTGAGTGAGCAGATCTTATCGCCGTTAGTGGAAGCGGATGTGGACAATTTACCGCCACGAGACGCCCTCACTGCCATTGGGAAACAAGTGATGTCGGTGGTGTTATCCGATCGCGCGATCGCGCTATTAAGAATTGTTATTGCGCAAAATCAGCAATTCCCAGAACTGGGACGGTTATTTTTTACATCTGGACCCAAACCCCGTTGTGAGGCGTTAGCCCAATACCTGCAACAACAACAGGATCAGGGAAAACTCAAGCCTTGTGATAGCCAACGGGCTGCGACTCAATTTGTGGGGATGTTTTTAGGTATCCAGCAAATGCAACGGCTTTTAGGGATTACCCAAGCCCCCTCCCCAGCCGAGATTACAGCGATTGTTGAAGATGCTGTCGATGCCTTTCTAGATGGACATCAGAGAGATTAG
- a CDS encoding TetR family transcriptional regulator has product MASVTSKAYHHGDLRQDLIDAAITLINEKGISDLSLRQLARQVGVSHNAPYRHFETKQALLMAVAEEGFISLRERLEQAKATSGDDSRGQLCAIGIAYVKFALTHPAHYRVMFGNYRNDSCESASLAEVAEQSFMVLVNIIREGQEMGVFRETNTLNLARTAWSLVHGQAMLTLDHRFKIAAEEDLTLFLHFSVQMLVKGIQAECAPSTSPVTFSANSNLSR; this is encoded by the coding sequence ATGGCGTCAGTAACCAGTAAAGCCTATCACCACGGAGACTTACGACAAGATTTAATCGATGCGGCTATTACCTTGATTAATGAAAAAGGCATCAGTGACTTATCCCTGCGACAACTGGCGCGCCAGGTTGGGGTTTCTCACAATGCGCCCTATCGCCACTTTGAAACGAAACAAGCTTTACTGATGGCGGTTGCAGAAGAAGGGTTTATTTCGTTGCGCGAGCGTCTCGAACAGGCAAAAGCGACTTCTGGAGATGATTCTCGGGGACAACTTTGCGCGATCGGAATTGCTTACGTCAAGTTTGCCCTCACTCATCCAGCGCATTATCGCGTTATGTTTGGCAACTATCGTAATGACAGCTGTGAATCGGCGTCCCTAGCCGAAGTTGCAGAACAATCGTTTATGGTGTTGGTGAATATCATTCGGGAAGGGCAAGAAATGGGGGTTTTCCGAGAGACTAACACCCTAAATCTGGCAAGAACGGCTTGGTCACTGGTTCATGGTCAAGCGATGTTAACTTTAGATCATCGGTTCAAAATAGCAGCAGAAGAAGATTTGACTCTCTTTTTACATTTTTCTGTGCAAATGTTAGTTAAGGGAATTCAAGCAGAATGTGCGCCTTCAACCAGCCCAGTGACTTTTTCAGCAAACTCTAATTTAAGTCGATGA